Within Styela clava chromosome 8, kaStyClav1.hap1.2, whole genome shotgun sequence, the genomic segment GCCATGTAGATAGAAAGGCGGCGAAATGGCGTTTATAGAACTTTGATGTAACGACAATAAAGACCGAATTGATCGCTAATTCACATTTCAGATAATACCATAATCACTATGACCTGCCAAACTATAAAACACGTTAAACTAGTATTTTAGTTGTCATATTTTACACATCAAATTGAAATGTATTTTCTTTTGGAAGCATGCAGCGACAATTGGACATACTGAACTGGTTTGGTTTAGGAAATATTTATACATAGGTTTAATCAATGCTTCAAGCTACTATTTGTTGTTCGCTCGAAATATGTCATTAGTTAGATTTTTGCAAGTCCTAATTGAATAAGAAAAACCAATCTTATTTAAAAGTACAACGAAAGTGCAAGAATTCAGCACTCTAATAAGTGACGACTTTGCGATTTCACGCTTCCTCTCGTGCTTCGACAGGGACTCCCCTAGGACTTTCCGCCATGTCGGGCCCGAAAAACAATGCTAAAATACAATCCTCGTCGCTTGTCCGCGCTAGCTTAAGCGCTTTTTTACGTTCACGAATGTCAAAACGATTTTGTCGGGTTCGTCTGCCTCGGacttatttgtaaaatataataaagcATAGAGTGATACGATTTTAGATGAATGCTGGCATGTGATGTTTTGGGCTTTTCCCTTTGGCGCGTCACACGGACTTGCGGAGGAGAAGCCATGCTTTTCGATGGTTATTCAGTCCATTAAAATTGCAACCCCAACGTGAAAAGTGTAAGAAAATGAATTGCATGTCCGCTTTGCCCAAATTGGCTTTGACATGACTCATTATCCCCTGTGGCACATGTGACTTGTTCTGGTAATTACGACTATATCAATAGGCATCTATCTGCATAGAATTATGACTTGTTCGCCACTTATGTTACCTTAGTAACATCATACTTGAAGCATTTTCTAAATATCATATCTGAAAATTTGCATATACAAACTTGGCAATTCGAAATTTCTAGAATAAATGAACTAATACAGCGTAGGCGTAGAACAGTGATCTCGAGTTTTCTTTATGGAGACACTCCAATTCAGATACCAAGGGTATGGACATTGATATGTTCAAATTATAGAACGGTGCAAAGCTGTAAAAGACGGCCAACATTAATGGCGGGAAAATGAACctcattccaaaaaaaaaaataagttttcattcaaattacGCCGaccttaaaatatttttttcaagttgaaatTCACATaccaaaataataaacaaaacaaaacaaagaatTCGGGTTTATTTTCGGGTTTCATTCCATTTTGACGATGACGACGTTTTTGACATGTCCGCACCCGTCAGGTGTCACTGCATGCGCCGAGGCGACGGAGGGGACAGGACAAGAACTTCGGTGGCGCGAACATCACTGCCGATAggataattattttttcttgtagGCGTTCTTTACGGTGAATTACACTGATTCGAATGAGCGGCTGCCGAGTCGATTACGCGCGTGCTGTGTACCTGCACTGACAAGCACTTGAATGAGTGACATATTAGCCCTTTGTATATCGACCTGCTTTTAGAattctaaaaacaaatatttccatAACAAAAAATTCATTCTAAGTGGGAATTACGGGTAAGAATACACTAGTATATAGGTCCGAGTCGGAAACGACTAAGTTGTCAGAAAGTGCAATATTTatagatatttattataaaaaagtaCCTGGCtattatgcaataaattatatgttATATCGCCTCATTTTTCAGATCACACAATTGAAAATTGACCACAACCCCTTTGCAAAAGGATTTCGAGACTCTGGCAGTGGAAAGAGAGAAAAACGGTAAGTAAATGAGTCAGAAATTTGTTGATAAATAAGGAAGAGAAATATGCGCTATTTTCCACATAACGAAAGTAATTTAACTGCACTGATGTTTAATAATATGCGCCCTTGCGTTCAGAAGACAACATTTCCACATGCAGCAACAAATCATGAGCAATCAACAAAGACAAGACGATTCCAGGAAATCATTGGGCGACCTACCTGACCGTTCTGTTCGACAAAGCGATTCTGGTAAGATATTCTAGAGTTTGTGGAAAGTTTGGATTTGACTTTGTAGTATACAAccctattatatatatatatatatcgattaaTGACTAAAGCAATATATTCATTCAACAGAATTCAGGCCCAGAGAAGCTGAAACACAGCGTAGATATTCGGACGCCATGTCATCCTCATCTCCCGAACGCAACGTACAAACAAATGGCAATGCAGTTGGAGTGGAAGATCGACATTGTTCTAAAAAAACAGACCAATTTTCGTACAAAAGTCCTGAACGAAAAGGTTTTTTGTCGTTTCATTCCAACTCAGATGGGCGACTACATGATGAATCAATAAAATCGACGTCCACATTCTTATCCGATTCTTCCGGATCCCCGGAGGCAAGGAAAACACCAGAGGTGACGTCATCGACCGTAGATGTAGATGGGGGTCTGAGAAACTCGCCCCATTCAGCAATCCACGCTCATGACGATCGAAGAAGAAACCCAAGAAACATTTCCAAAAGCCCAGTCCCAAACACATCACCCACGATTACTTCGTCAACAATTACATCACCTATACCAATTCATGCTGGATTTCCCGGACTCAGTGGGTATCCAGGATCTTTGATGCCACATTTTGCCGCGGCTTTGCAACCAAACTATCTTCATTCAAGTCATCTATCAGCTTTGTCAGCAGCCATGAACGTGAATGGTAATGCTTTGACTGGAGGACCCAGTGGTTTGAACCCAGCGCTTCTACATGCAGCCGTCGCTGGAGCGTCGTCTTCCAGACATACGTCGTTTCTCCCAGGACATAATACCGCAGCATTATCATCATTTCTTTCATCTAATCCATATGCAAATTTCTTCCCATATTCATACAACCCATACTTGTCAGGTAGTTCACAACCACTCGCTGCGGCGGCAGCTGCAGCCGCTGTCAAAGATGCAGATATTGGTTCAAGAATGACTTCTTCAATGGCATTAGCTGAAAGACTTTACAGACAATCAGCGTCCGCCTTAGGCAAATCACTTAGCGATTCCACGCTACCAAGACCGGGGGGTATACCAGGTTCAGCAAATGCATCCGTACGGTACTCTCCATATCATTTGCCCCATATGGGTCCATTCGGCTTCGGTGGACTACGACGATCGCCTCTTTCCGCAGGAGAAGCATCGTCATcttcaacaacaaaattcatggAAAGTCACTCTCGCCATACTGGTTCAACAAACTCTCCATCGAGTCCTCGAAGTCCACATTGTACCTCTCGTCTCGATTCAAGCGACACCGATGCCCGAATCGTCGAAGTGAAAGAAGAACGTCATCAGCATTCACCTAAAAGTAACACAGCTGGTTCAGCCGTCCAAGAACTCCGAAATATGGAACGACTTGTTTCCGGACTTGAACAGCGTAGCAAAATATCGAGCGagtagaaataaattttatatttttatttcaatttatttacagATAACTTTCTACAAATAAAGTAGATTCCAATGCAGTATTCAATCAATTCCTTATTGTTccgaattttgtttttattaaaacaaaataaagagCTGTACTCCGACATATCGACCGACGCAAAGTTACAAAATCATTGAGGGTTGGATAAAAAACACGTTGGCAATATTTATTGTAGTATTTCGGATATAATCTTCCCGCGTTCAACCAAATCTTTGCCATCTCATACTAAGCTGTTCTTATTATCCcggtttgaatatttttactaatataTTACTATACTTGTTATTactcttattattattattaagatattattattaaatttgcaTTTCGCGTCGAATCTTGTCCTACATTCATTTTTTTCGTATATGTTAGAGCAATACAACGTGTCTGCTGCAGTATATATTTGTATACATTTTCTCGGTTTTACTCGGTACAAAAGTAGCGCAACAGAAAATTGGGATATGTCAAGATGCGATTTTCTTTGGGGCCAGTGAATAAACGCCGCACAGTACAACAATAATGTGTGATTGTGAAAtgtcattaaaaatattttcataatcatAGTCCGAAtacttttttaaaaacaaactaTCAGGAAATATTGATGTATAAAACACGAAAAAACAAGCCACGACACCTCAAATTTAGATATCGGTtgcgatttttcttatttttttgttgcttcataattcaatttttgtgttttctattttatattctGAAAAATGCTTTTGAGCTGTAACTGAATTTGTCAACATCGCCTGAGTATTTCCAAACACCATTTCATGGTGACGTCATATTTTAGTCGCGCATGGTCAAGCAAAAGCAGGCATTGCCGACATCGGTTTgctgatatattttaaacaatgGGGTAATTATATCTAAAATGTCTAATTAGCGTCTCTGTACACATTTTCATAAGTGGGTAATTACTTAGCATGTTGTAATCgacataactaaaataaatataaccaCCGGTCGCCAATGGGTCGTGTGCTTGACTTTCTGTTTGTgtaattttatctattttttgttCGCATCGCAAAGTaaattaaaaagatattttgttACCCAAAACAACAGATAAAGGATGTGCGGTGAGgtattctttttaaaaataaattacgcTATTTCGTCCCAGTTTCATTATGTTTTAGTGTTCtgtattgtttcattttttcttttccTATGTCTCacaatattttactattttcttTTCGAATGCACCGTGCAATGTGTGTTTGTGCgacaattattattaatatttttattatgaaatgAACACGATGAATTGATATGAATACATTTGTGAAAATGATCGAATGAGGTGTTATTGTTTGCAGTAtttaaaaatactgaaaaaggAAGAAGCGGTTATGGTGCAGCTATAGCTCATTATGAAGTCTGGTCATGGTTTTCTGGTTCAAGGATCGAAATTTTAGTCGACGTGCCGGTGGTCGTATATTTAAGCTCTCAGGGTGAGAGAAATTGTCAAACGGAATAGGaaaaagttaattttaaaaatgaagctCTCCAGGATTGAGGACTGTTGAATATAACTAGACAACAATTCTGTAATTTCGCGTTATGAAAATACGTTGtgaaatttgtttatttgatgGACACTGTGATATGGGTAAAAGGCTATGAACCGAGTaaaattgcaacaattaacGACTTGAAGTGTTATTTTCAAGCGTATAAATATATCGGCGACAGATTCCCTCAAATACCGCGAAGTATCAGATGGCGTCAAGATTATGCATAGAGAATTCAATTGACGGTCATCACATAGGTGTCTGGCTGTTTGATGAATTAATGAGACGCCATAGTTAGTTGGATAGATTTATTCCATGTTAAAATTCTCGCCTAGTTTTGGTTGAGCACATACGCGGGCCGGTTCATTCAACTGGAAATAAATGCGACAACGTTACAAGATCTAATCGGCTTTTAATGCCGTTGTGTCCGTCTCACTGTTGTCTGGCTTGTTTGTTTAGTTTATTAACTTGCCTTGTTTTGTCCCGTCCTGACTCCCCGCGGCTCTGATTTAAGCAACAAGGCGCCGTTTGGGCGAGATCATTAACCGAATGGTTAGGTAGAGGATTGCTATCGCCCGATATAACGAAAATTTTAGCGAGCTTTTCGAACGagagaaatattttactgagTAGAATGAAGTATGGTTTATTTTGCTTCTACCAGAAAGCAAAATGGTGTATCGTGGGCATTCGGAATTATCACCATTATTTAATGATAGACGAGGTATTGAAATGTATCTCACTACTTTCGACAATCATCTTACAATATAGGCAGTCGTATTCATTAATGACTCCCATTCCAGCAGATAGTTTATGCTGCGATTGCAAGAAAAAGAAGTCCATTCTAcctaaaaatcaatttattccaACTCTACATTACATGTAACAGATATAGCTGCTTTTCAAgttaaaaatcaaaatgtttATTTGTCAAGAGTCTTTCTATGGCCGACGCAAATGTGTAATATACCTTGGATGGTTCTAACCTGAAGTCTACTCAAAGGAAAATCGAGAATATGGTATTCAGCAGTTCATCAATTATTcacataaaataaacaaatattgaaatttaacaacaaaaagtTTCATTCTAATAATTTTGTGCAATATAAGGTGGTCTACAGCTAgataacatatttaaaatagtcaccttcaaattcttttttcataattttgccTATTGAAAATTATAAGGTTTATTGGAAAAAATCGTAAAtgattattttcattaaatattaTAGATACAAGAAGAATGAATGAAATTCCTGATTTGGATGATCATTATGATCGGAATCTTATGAATTGGATTAAATACGTTGACCTTGAATACAGaatccaaactttttcaaaaaggCAAAGTCTCTGGCCCGTACTTAGAGCAATTCGTTCTCCAGATCTCGTGCGATAGATGGGTTGCACCAACTTGTTAGTTTTGACAGGCTCGAGGCAGGCTCAATTCTCACCTATTGTGTTTCTGCTCCAAATGCTCAATTTGCGATCGTATTCCCTATGTTGCATTGGGTTAATCTGTGGTCAGTGTCATTTACATAATTCTGGTCTATTTTTGCCTCTCGCTatcatcattattattattctaattttcgCTTTGACACCTCTGGCGCCATTTGTCTGGAGGCAAGCACGTTTTGAACACTCATAGGCCAACTTAAGAGTCTATCGAACCGCTTTTCAACGTACTTTAGTGCGATTAAACGCGATTTTTGCGCCCCGAGTTGCCACTTGTCTGTGCCGGCGGGAGTCCCTTGCCTCTTCACGCCTATGCCCGTGCCATACTGCCGATCAAATTAAAGAGAACTTGGTagatttgacaactttttgTTCACCACAGTTCAAAGCAGCATGAAAAATGAGGACATGCGTTCCAAGAAATTTCAGCTGGCATCGTAGATTTTAAATTGGCCCATTGATGGCCTCAGCTAAATGAACCTTTTCAGTATATTTGTATGACTGTGCATGTATGGGCCGTAAACACGTATGATAAACAAATTTCTCGACGTTGTTGTGTATGATGAGCTTGTATTCAAAGATTCTCCTAATCCGGCTCTCGTTTAACGGAGTAGAGTTCCATAATCCCACTTACACAGTCGGCGGCCAAACAGACGACCGGACGCCCCATGCCCGCATGTTCAGGCGCCTGTAAGACCACTAATTTAATACTAATTTCTTGATAAAATCGACGATGAAGACCCACAATTCATCCATCAATCACGAAAAATAGATTATCTGTCCAAcaagttaaaaataaattagactACACCTTGAAGTTTTAATGAAATTGTCTTATTACTCATATTCCCGCAGTTTGagataaattttgttgttgtgatGCTGCGGTATTGaatcttgttgtttttttataaaatgattcgaatgatatttattaatttattaggTATTTGGATACTTATCAAATCAATGTTTTTATTCCTTTTAATAAAACGTTTAGGAATATGAATTGAGTATTCAAACAGAAAGTTGTGTTTGTAactgaaactgaaaatattttcttaagaTTCCTAAAAACTACCAACATAAAAATTTTGGGCATATTGTGAATTccgttccattttttttttgtaaaatctgGTTTTCATATGAAAAACTATCTcgatgttttcatatttttccgcTTTTCTCCACAAGTATCCACATGTTTTTCTTAAACAAAGATTATCAATTGTGAGTAAGCTATATTCTGATGTGACTTATCTTTCACTTTTTCAATCAAATCAATAAAGAATCAATGAATTGCTTCTGATGTAGTTGACCTTTTTGTCAATGTATAGTCAATTCCATTGCAAATTTTGAATCGAAAAACTCAATTTACGCTCTTTAAATATAAAAGTCATTTGGCGacaatcatttatatataataatactaGACTAACAATTTATGTAAACGCGACTTTAGATGGCACTTGTACGTACATATAGCGGTCTATATTACATAAACAAATAAAAcggacaaaaaaataaattttcgatTTGATAAAAACCGCATTTGCATAGGTGATGAAATAAAGTCAATCAGCTTACAACAATCACGGTTGATGTTTGTTGTAGTTTTCGTCTGTCATTTTTTTAAGTGAAACCGCGATTTTAATCTTTCAATTCAGTCACGATCGTAATAACGTGTGTAGTGAGAGAAATCACAGTTATGATAATGCATAAAATCGCTGAGAAAATATACAATCATCAAAAGCGGCAAACGTACCTACATCGTTGATTTGGTCGTGTCACAGGTGTGTAACATTGACCGAGGCATTTAAGAGATTCGATTGCACTATTCAATCAATCACATACCGCAGTTATCTAGATTAATATTTGTATGAAATTCTCTTTAGGTCTATGTTCTGAACAGGGTATAATCAAGGCAAATTTGTGTATAAGATTCCATTTTGGGACAGcaaacgaaaaaaatattcatctttGTAGAAGGTCTAAGGTAGAACAAAAGTTGAAATAATGGCTGATAAAATGGCGTGATGAACACGAAATCAGAAAATCTGAAAACGGTTGGCTGAATTTATGTTAGTGTACACCAATGGGTGTGATTCACCTGGTGCGAAGTACCTTTGCACCACGGTTGGTCAAGCATGGGATGAAAAACACGATGAACTAGACCTAACTTGCAGGTATGCGACAATTAGTCAACTGAATATTTATAGTACTGCATAAAATGTTCTATTTATTACAAATGATGGGCGAAAGAATTGTTTTCACGGCTCATTTTTTATAATGTCGAATGTTATATATCAAAATCGTTCTTATTTGTAAGGGGATATTTCAGTCTGTATTTCGTTTGTTAGCGCACGGATATTCTCATAATGGTATTGAAAATTAAAACACATGATAGGACGGGAATCCTCTTTTTCCTTTGCTTAAAACCACGGCATGGACATTACATATGTGCGCCTTCTGGCATTGCTTACGGCGCTAAAAGGCTGTAATTTTCGCCCCATCCACCGCATTCGCAAATCCAGCCAGGCTGGCTTTCCGGCTTTACGAAAATGGACCGAAATTTTACGGTGATTACACCCAATTAATAGCAAACAAGGAAACGAAAATCAATTGACTTTGCGCGACGCGCGTTTAATGTAATTCGTTGCAATATTAATGGAACGATCTTAATTTGTTACTTTAGGGATTTCACGCCCTCAGAAACGACTCTTATTTGTTCATGTCTTCTTCTATTAGCTTGTTGTTTATTATGCTTCCGAGAGAATAAAAACTAACTATAATGTTTCGAAAACATTCCAATCGTGGGGCATTTTATAAGTTGAAAGCCGTCAACAATATAtcatttgtaattattttaaaataagacaAGTAAAATCGATGTATATTTGCTTTACATCTAAATCCTTGAGTATATATGGCCGTTGTAaaccgatatatttacctttaaATATAATAGATGGCATGGGAGCCTGCTTTGCGTCACATTGGACCGAAGCCTCGGCCTTTGTTTGTTGTGACTATATACGGTGACAAAGATTGTATCCACAATTTATGTCAAGGAACCGCAGACTGACTAACCCGGTCATAAGGACCCATGTGTAATGATACTGGTTGAAGCTTATAGCACAAAATAAGGTtatcaaaaatttgttttgtcttGCTTAGGCCAATAATAACCGGATGCATATTGCGCCTATACTATTGATGGTCCGCCTATTATGAAAAAAGGCAATCACAAGATAACACACAACTTCTATGACGTGATACACAAAAGCCATTTTGCTATGTGAACTTTTATTCATCCTAGTAACAAAAGAACCGCGCCGTACAAATCGCTTTAATCTGGTTAAAGCACCACATGTCAAAAGTGCATCTTCAGCAACAAAGCGAGGGTCACAGTTTACGTGGCCATGTTTAAATTAGAACCGTAAGTACCGGCACCAGCAATAACAACGTCATTGGTATACGAAGCATTGAGTGATGCTCAAtgatgaaacaaaattcaaatgtttTCCTTCAACGTGCAGGCTGGTGTCGAATTGTCGGAATCGTGCGCGATGCTGCTTGAATGAAGCGTTCCCTCGGCGTCACGCGATGACTGAAATATCGTTAATTATCAAAAATCGCATCCCCGCGAGCAAAGCCGATTGCGCAGTGTTGTCGCCACAAGAGAGTCTGGGAAGTTCGTAACCTCCAAGTGACTTGGATATCTTCGAAATATCAAACGAGGATACTTCAATACAGTGAGCTGGGCACTCTGGTATGCTTTACGAAACCTTTCTACCGGATCCAAACTTCACTCCTCAGTTTAGACTTGTCATCGCAAGAATGAAAAAATCCTTGGACGCCGGATAGTAAACCTGGTTCCCAGAAGTTCAAAGACTGGAATATTGATTTACGTACGAGCCTCTTATGCCAATTTATTCGGCAACAAGATTGGAGTCCCTCGATAGCCCAACACAATGAGGTGTTGTTAGCAGAAAGTCCCAGAaggatttcattttgttttacaAGACTGACACCGACATGATCTGATGAAATGTGAATTCCTTTTATGGGAGAAAACACGGAGACATGCCAGAGATCTGtcagtttattttcaaatatatatttagtttgGGTACGTAACATGTGTCAAAATCCCTTACGATTTCAGAGTATATTATAAACTTTTATCAAACTATTTATCGATAA encodes:
- the LOC120345680 gene encoding uncharacterized protein LOC120345680 isoform X2 — encoded protein: MIHDSMKPGPISPLQAVMSAYSPAALMSGRHGSDLSFLSPAYLPTALGMAPCHPSMFFPKGAPSLGSIYDRLPYGHPMSDCPSNKTVEPDNNEPDDPQVDLDNKELWEEFNTLGTEMVITKTGRRMFPSFKVKVSGLNKNAKYIMLMDIVAADDCRYKFHNSRWMVAGKADPELPKRMYIHPDSPASGEQWMNRPGVSFHKLKLTNNIADPHGHTILNSMHKYQPRFHVVRCGDLSKLPYCHFRTYVFKEMQFIAVTAYQNEKITQLKIDHNPFAKGFRDSGSGKREKRQHFHMQQQIMSNQQRQDDSRKSLGDLPDRSVRQSDSEFRPREAETQRRYSDAMSSSSPERNVQTNGNAVGVEDRHCSKKTDQFSYKSPERKGFLSFHSNSDGRLHDESIKSTSTFLSDSSGSPEARKTPEVTSSTVDVDGGLRNSPHSAIHAHDDRRRNPRNISKSPVPNTSPTITSSTITSPIPIHAGFPGLSGYPGSLMPHFAAALQPNYLHSSHLSALSAAMNVNGNALTGGPSGLNPALLHAAVAGASSSRHTSFLPGHNTAALSSFLSSNPYANFFPYSYNPYLSGSSQPLAAAAAAAAVKDADIGSRMTSSMALAERLYRQSASALGKSLSDSTLPRPGGIPGSANASVRYSPYHLPHMGPFGFGGLRRSPLSAGEASSSSTTKFMESHSRHTGSTNSPSSPRSPHCTSRLDSSDTDARIVEVKEERHQHSPKSNTAGSAVQELRNMERLVSGLEQRSKISSE
- the LOC120345680 gene encoding uncharacterized protein LOC120345680 isoform X1, giving the protein MIHDSMKPGPISPLQAVMSAYSPAALMSGRHGSDLSFLSPAYLPTALGMAPCHPSMFFPKGAPSLGSIYDRLPYGHPMSDCPSNKTVEPDNNEPDDPQVDLDNKELWEEFNTLGTEMVITKTGRRMFPSFKVKVSGLNKNAKYIMLMDIVAADDCRYKFHNSRWMVAGKADPELPKRMYIHPDSPASGEQWMNRPGVSFHKLKLTNNIADPHGHTILNSMHKYQPRFHVVRCGDLSKLPYCHFRTYVFKEMQFIAVTAYQNEKITQLKIDHNPFAKGFRDSGSGKREKRRQHFHMQQQIMSNQQRQDDSRKSLGDLPDRSVRQSDSEFRPREAETQRRYSDAMSSSSPERNVQTNGNAVGVEDRHCSKKTDQFSYKSPERKGFLSFHSNSDGRLHDESIKSTSTFLSDSSGSPEARKTPEVTSSTVDVDGGLRNSPHSAIHAHDDRRRNPRNISKSPVPNTSPTITSSTITSPIPIHAGFPGLSGYPGSLMPHFAAALQPNYLHSSHLSALSAAMNVNGNALTGGPSGLNPALLHAAVAGASSSRHTSFLPGHNTAALSSFLSSNPYANFFPYSYNPYLSGSSQPLAAAAAAAAVKDADIGSRMTSSMALAERLYRQSASALGKSLSDSTLPRPGGIPGSANASVRYSPYHLPHMGPFGFGGLRRSPLSAGEASSSSTTKFMESHSRHTGSTNSPSSPRSPHCTSRLDSSDTDARIVEVKEERHQHSPKSNTAGSAVQELRNMERLVSGLEQRSKISSE